One window of the Eucalyptus grandis isolate ANBG69807.140 chromosome 6, ASM1654582v1, whole genome shotgun sequence genome contains the following:
- the LOC104430270 gene encoding serine carboxypeptidase 1, with protein MTLLALTKLLMLFALCQLALPISCRADQLDNLKKLLESRKSRNLPDSKPWNLEKASSVYVGPQKGLMEADKITALPGQPDGVDFDQYAGYVTVNPKAGRALFYYFVESPQNSSTKPLVLWLNGGPGCSSLGYGAMEELGPFRVHSDGKTLYRNNYAWNNVANVIFLESPAGVGFSYSNTSSDYAKAGDNSTADDSYTFLVNWLDRFPQYKTRDFYITGESYAGHYVPQLAYTIVSRNKNPNQTHINLKGIAIGNAWIDDNMCLKGMYEYFWTHALNSDETHAGIMKNCDFVTGKSSIACDQYTSESAQEHGDLDIYNIYAPFCKPTGPKSSSSGSVNDFDPCSDNYVDSYLNRPEVQAALHAKPTQWSACTDFPWTDSPATILPTIQQLIASGIDVWVYSGDIDGRVPVTSSRYSLNALKLPVKTAWRPWHSNGEVGGYVIGYKGVTLTTVRGAGHTVPSYEPERALTLIAAFLQGQLPPIS; from the exons ATGACGCTCTTAGCCTTGACAAAGCTGCTCATGCTCTTTGCTCTCTGCCAACTGGCTCTTCCAATCTCATGCAGAGCCGACCAATTGGACAACCTCAAAAAGCTGCTGGAATCCCGAAAATCCCGCAACCTTCCTGATTCCAAACCATGGAACTTGGAGAAGGCTTCAAGCGTTTATGTCGGACCACAAAAAGGACTGATGGAAGCGGACAAGATCACCGCTTTACCCGGACAACCGGACGGAGTGGATTTTGATCAGTATGCAGGGTACGTCACAGTCAACCCGAAGGCCGGAAGGGCCCTGTTCTATTATTTCGTGGAGTCTCCTCAGAATTCTTCCACCAAGCCTCTGGTGCTGTGGCTCAATGGAG GTCCCGGATGCTCATCCCTCGGCTATGGAGCTATGGAAGAGCTAGGACCTTTCAGAGTCCACAGTGACGGGAAGACTCTTTACCGCAACAACTATGCCTGGAACAATG TGGCAAATGTGATCTTCTTGGAGTCCCCTGCGGGAGTCGGGTTTTCGTATTCAAACACGTCCTCTGACTATGCAAAAGCAGGAGACAATAGCACTGCAGACGATTCCTATACATTCCTTGTGAATTGGCTAGACAGGTTCCCCCAGTACAAAACCCGTGATTTCTACATTACTGGGGAGAGCTATGCAGGTCACTACGTGCCTCAACTTGCTTATACTATTGTCTCAAGGAATAAGAATCCGAATCAAACGCACATCAACCTTAAAGGCATCGCT ATTGGAAACGCATGGATAGATGACAATATGTGCCTCAAGGGAATGTATGAGTATTTCTGGACGCATGCCTTGAACTCAGATGAAACACACGCGGGAATAATGAAGAATTGTGATTTTGTCACCGGGAAGTCTTCAATCGCCTGTGACCAATATACAAGTGAAAGTGCTCAAGAGCATGGTGATCTAGATATCTACAACATATATGCCCCATTCTGCAAGCCAACGGGACCAAAATCCAGCTCATCTGGTTCT GTCAATGATTTTGACCCTTGTTCTGATAATTATGTCGACTCATATCTGAATCGTCCGGAGGTTCAAGCAGCTCTTCATGCAAAGCCGACGCAATGGTCCGCTTGCAC TGACTTTCCTTGGACAGACAGCCCGGCAACCATTCTACCAACAATCCAGCAACTCATAGCAAGCGGAATCGATGTATGGGTATACAG CGGCGACATTGATGGGCGAGTTCCAGTGACATCGTCTAGATACTCTTTGAATGCCTTAAAGCTTCCAGTTAAAACAGCTTGGCGTCCATGGCATTCCAATGGCGAG GTCGGAGGATATGTAATTGGATATAAAGGGGTGACATTAACTACAGTCAGAGGTGCTGGACACACAGTTCCAAGCTACGAGCCAGAGCGAGCACTGACCTTGATTGCGGCTTTCCTTCAGGGACAACTTCCTCCGATCTCCTAG